In the Lascolabacillus massiliensis genome, one interval contains:
- a CDS encoding glycosyltransferase: protein MQFSVIIPVFNRPDELDELLMSLSNQTFKQFEVIIVEDGSTLKSDKVAGKYTDRLNINYFEKANSGPGLSRNAGAELAQYEWLIFFDSDCIIPESYLENVVRFLSSYNTDAYGGPDAALPGFTTIQKAINYSMTSFFTTGGIRGGKKSIDKFHPRSFNLGVTKKAFKAVGGYGKMRFGEDIDFSLRLIKSGFKTALITDAYVYHKRRSTFRQFFKQVYNSGIARINLHLLHPGSLKLVHSLPACFVVGMAAMVLLSVISPLFLLTPVVYSIVIFIDSLKISKSFNVALYSIAASWIQLTGYGTGFLSAVWKRLILNKGEFKAFEKKFYD, encoded by the coding sequence CCGACGAGCTGGACGAACTACTAATGAGTCTTTCTAATCAGACCTTCAAGCAGTTTGAAGTTATAATCGTAGAAGATGGATCAACACTAAAGAGTGATAAGGTAGCCGGTAAATATACCGATCGGCTTAACATTAACTATTTCGAAAAAGCAAATTCGGGCCCCGGCTTAAGTAGAAATGCAGGAGCAGAGCTTGCACAGTATGAGTGGCTTATCTTTTTCGACTCCGACTGCATCATACCCGAGAGTTACCTGGAGAATGTAGTCAGATTCCTTTCATCTTACAATACAGATGCTTATGGAGGACCAGATGCTGCACTCCCCGGCTTTACCACCATACAAAAAGCTATCAACTACTCTATGACCTCCTTCTTTACTACGGGAGGAATAAGAGGAGGAAAAAAATCGATAGATAAATTTCACCCACGTAGTTTCAACCTTGGCGTAACAAAAAAAGCATTTAAAGCAGTTGGTGGATATGGAAAGATGAGATTTGGAGAAGATATCGACTTTAGTCTCCGCCTCATTAAGTCAGGATTTAAAACTGCACTTATTACCGATGCTTATGTTTACCATAAGAGAAGGTCCACCTTCCGTCAGTTTTTCAAACAGGTCTATAATTCAGGAATTGCCAGAATCAATCTGCACCTGCTGCATCCCGGCTCACTTAAATTAGTTCACTCACTTCCCGCCTGCTTTGTGGTTGGAATGGCAGCAATGGTGTTACTATCAGTAATATCACCTCTGTTCCTCCTGACACCTGTAGTATACTCTATAGTTATCTTCATAGATTCACTCAAAATCAGCAAATCATTCAATGTAGCCCTATATAGCATTGCAGCATCATGGATACAGCTCACAGGCTATGGAACAGGATTTTTGTCAGCTGTCTGGAAACGACTGATTCTAAATAAAGGAGAGTTTAAAGCTTTCGAGAAAAAGTTCTACGACTAA
- the upp gene encoding uracil phosphoribosyltransferase → MQIINFSEQNSLISIYIREIRDITIQNDRLRFRRNIERIGEIMAYEISKQLAYKTISVNTPLDVADANIPDEEIVIATILRAGLPFHHGMLNYFDGAENAFVSAYRKYKETGHQSFDIHIEYIASPSIEGKTLILTDPMLATGSSMELTYRALLTKGNPSKIHIATIIASQQAIDYCKMHFPEDKTTIWAAAIDPGLNESSYIVPGIGDAGDLAYGAKV, encoded by the coding sequence ATGCAAATAATTAACTTTTCGGAGCAAAATTCGCTAATCAGTATCTATATACGCGAAATAAGAGATATAACAATCCAAAATGACAGACTTCGTTTTCGCAGAAATATAGAGAGGATTGGAGAAATCATGGCTTATGAAATTAGTAAGCAGTTAGCCTATAAAACCATAAGTGTTAATACTCCACTAGATGTTGCTGATGCAAATATTCCTGATGAGGAGATAGTGATTGCTACTATCCTTAGAGCGGGTTTGCCGTTTCATCACGGTATGCTTAATTATTTTGATGGTGCGGAAAACGCGTTTGTATCTGCTTACAGGAAGTATAAAGAGACGGGGCATCAGTCGTTTGATATCCACATTGAATATATTGCTTCACCCTCTATAGAAGGTAAAACATTGATTCTTACTGATCCGATGCTTGCCACTGGAAGTAGCATGGAGCTTACTTACAGGGCACTGCTTACAAAAGGGAATCCATCTAAAATTCATATTGCAACTATAATTGCAAGTCAGCAGGCTATTGACTACTGCAAGATGCATTTCCCTGAGGATAAAACTACTATATGGGCTGCTGCAATTGATCCGGGATTGAATGAGTCTTCTTATATTGTTCCAGGTATTGGTGATGCAGGCGATCTTGCCTACGGTGCTAAGGTTTAG
- the pckA gene encoding phosphoenolpyruvate carboxykinase (ATP) — MANLDLSKYGIVGDFEIVHNPSYETLFQDEMNPANEGFEKAKLTKSGATAVYTGKFTGRSPKDKYFVKDDVTKDTLWWDGTINRPCSKEAFNYCKGRVTTQLSKAKKLYVVDTFCGTNEDTRMKVRFIMEVAWQAHFVTNMFIRPSHYELAHYGEPDFVCLNGSKTTNDKWQEHGLNSENFTLFDLTEKMQVIGGTWYGGEMKKGIFALMNYYLPLRGIASMHCSANVGKDGDVAIFFGLSGTGKTTLSADPKRFLIGDDEHGWDDNGVFNYEGGCYAKTVNLSEENEPDIWRAIRRDALLENVAVDDEGNIDFSDISATENTRVSYPIYHISKIVLPSRAGHAKKIIYLSADAFGVLPPVSILDNNQAQYHFLCGFTSKLAGTERGITEPVPSFSPAFGEAFLTVHPTIYAQRLAEKMEQHNAKAYLVNTGWNGTGKRISLKDTRAIIDAIIDGSIEEAETIHIPIMNLTVPAKLNNVSDILDPRSTYADKSEWEAKAKKLAAMYIENFKQYTDTDAAKALIPSGPQLD, encoded by the coding sequence ATGGCAAATTTAGATTTAAGCAAGTACGGAATTGTGGGGGATTTTGAAATAGTTCACAATCCTTCTTACGAGACTCTCTTTCAAGATGAGATGAATCCTGCAAATGAAGGTTTCGAAAAAGCTAAGCTAACAAAGAGTGGTGCAACAGCTGTATACACAGGTAAGTTCACAGGTCGTTCTCCTAAGGACAAATACTTCGTGAAAGACGACGTAACAAAAGACACTCTTTGGTGGGATGGTACTATCAACCGCCCATGTTCAAAAGAAGCATTCAACTATTGCAAGGGTCGTGTAACTACTCAGCTTTCTAAAGCTAAAAAACTTTATGTAGTTGACACATTCTGCGGTACAAATGAAGACACCCGCATGAAAGTACGTTTCATCATGGAAGTAGCATGGCAGGCTCATTTTGTGACCAACATGTTCATTCGTCCTTCTCACTACGAGCTTGCTCATTACGGAGAGCCTGATTTCGTGTGCTTAAACGGATCTAAAACTACCAACGATAAATGGCAGGAGCACGGATTAAATTCTGAAAACTTCACCCTGTTCGATCTTACCGAAAAAATGCAGGTTATCGGTGGAACATGGTATGGTGGTGAAATGAAAAAAGGTATTTTTGCCCTTATGAACTACTATCTGCCATTACGCGGTATCGCTTCAATGCACTGCTCTGCAAACGTTGGCAAAGATGGTGATGTAGCTATCTTCTTTGGTCTTTCAGGAACTGGTAAAACAACTCTTTCTGCCGACCCAAAACGCTTCTTGATTGGTGACGACGAGCACGGATGGGATGACAACGGAGTATTCAACTACGAAGGTGGTTGCTATGCAAAAACTGTAAACCTGAGCGAAGAGAACGAACCAGACATCTGGAGAGCTATCCGTCGCGATGCACTTCTAGAAAACGTTGCTGTTGATGATGAAGGTAATATCGATTTCTCTGACATCTCTGCAACAGAAAATACACGTGTATCCTATCCAATTTACCACATCAGCAAAATTGTATTGCCATCTCGTGCAGGACATGCTAAAAAGATCATCTATCTTTCAGCTGATGCATTTGGTGTATTACCTCCGGTATCAATCTTGGATAACAACCAGGCACAGTATCACTTCCTATGCGGATTTACCAGTAAGCTTGCAGGTACAGAGCGTGGAATTACTGAACCGGTTCCATCATTCTCACCAGCTTTCGGTGAAGCTTTCCTAACTGTTCACCCAACAATTTATGCACAGCGTCTTGCTGAGAAAATGGAGCAGCACAATGCAAAAGCATATCTTGTAAACACAGGATGGAACGGAACAGGAAAACGTATCTCATTGAAAGATACTCGTGCTATCATTGATGCTATCATCGATGGTTCAATTGAAGAGGCTGAAACAATTCATATTCCAATTATGAATCTTACTGTACCTGCTAAATTGAATAATGTATCAGATATCCTTGACCCACGTTCAACTTATGCAGATAAGAGCGAATGGGAAGCAAAAGCTAAGAAACTTGCAGCTATGTATATTGAAAACTTCAAACAGTATACCGACACTGATGCAGCTAAAGCTTTGATCCCTTCAGGTCCACAGTTAGACTAA